The genomic interval GCAGCCTAGCAGGGAACGCCTCGCTGGGGTGGGCGGCCCTTTCTGGAAAGGGTGGGTGGGAGGAGCCTGACATGCCTTTCCCCCGCCCCTCTCTGAACCTGAGGCAGAATGGGGGCAGAGTAGCTCCCCGTACCCCCAGGACTGTTGACCTGCAGTGCTCTCTGTGGACAAAGGGTGGGCCTCACACAGGGCAGGACCTGAGACAGCTGGAAGCCTGGTCTTACCTGAGGCCCAGGGCAGGGGCTCCCGGGGGCCACCCTGCCTCAAGCCGGCCCTGATATGCTTCCTTGTTCCCCACTTCTCAGGTGTGAGCAGCTGCCGGAAGAGGAGGTGCTCCTGAAGACACTGCGGCCGGCCCGCCTGTGCCTTTGGTGCCCTGGCTGCCTAGAGAGCCTCACCCCTGGGCCCTGGGGCCAGGACTCCAGGACTCTGACTAcctgccctcccccagcctcagcgGCTGCACCTCCTCATTAGTACTGATGCACTGACCTCGGCACACAGCTGGGAGGGATTGGGGGACTGGGTCATGGCTGCTCCCAGGCCCCACCCAGGCTCCTGAGCCTAGGTGAAAAGAGGACTCTTAGGGGCTCACAGGGGCTCTCACTGCTGATtggccctgccctcccttccccctcagcAGGGTGCCAGGAAGCTGGAACCTTGTTATCTGGGTAATTAGTTTCAGACCCTGGACTGAGGCCGGCCAGGTCTCAGGGCTGCCTCCCATAGGTTGTGCACCCTGACCCCGAGAGGGAGGCGAGGCACTGCTGGTCGACAACTAGAGGCTGGCCTGGGGAGCCGGTTTGGGGTGCCCTCCCACACTGCCCTCCCTGCCCCGGCCCGTGCCCCCCAGGGCTGCCTGGGCCTGGTTATTGTGTGGGGCCTCCTGACCCAGCCAAGGGCACGAAGCTCTGGGAAGGGGATGCCCCCGAGGGTGCCAGTCCAGCCAGCTGCCCCACCCCTCAGGCCCAGCCTGGCCCCCAAGCTCCCCACTCTGGTGCCCCGAGCAGCCCTGTGGGCAAGCAGCCGCCGCCATGGCCGAGCACCTGGAGCTGCTGGCAGAGATGCCCATGGTGGGCAGGATGAGCACGCAGGAGCGGCTGAAGCATGCCCAGAAGCGGCGCGCCCAGCAGGTGAAGATGTGGGCCCAGGCTGAGAAGGAGGCCCAGGGCAAGAAGGGTCCTGGGGAGCGTCCCCGGAAGGAGGCAGCCAGCCAAGGGCCCCTGAAGCAGGTCCTCTTCCCTCCCAGTGTTGTCCTTCTGGAGGCCGCTGCCCGAAATGACCTGGAAGAAGGTGAGTGTGGCTGAGCCCAGAGCAGCTCCCAGCAGACGGCCCACTCCCTGCTACCTGGGTGCCGTCTCATGccaaggctgggggctgggcctgTCCacagctcctgggctccagccccgAGATCTTGCCTGGTCTCTTCAGGCTGGGTGGCCCAGGGTGCCCCCATCAGGCAAGCCCCAAGCAGTGGGCAGCCCTGAGGCGAGCCTGTGCGGGACAGCCGTCCTTCAGGCGGGGGCTGCATGCAGAGGGCTCCTGCTGTGAGGTGAGCCGAGGCCATGAGTGGACCCCCAGGAGCCTGCAGAAAAACCTAGTGCGGGGCCCCACGGGAGCAGGGGTGGCCGGTAGTCATTGCTGCTTCCTGTTAGGCTGCTCAGGAGGGCCCTGGTCTCCACCTCTGTGAAATAGAGTGGGACCAACCACCTCTgcgggtgacagagccaggctctgggCAGGCACAGAGCTATGCAGGTGGCCCCCTCTCGGTGCCTGCCCTAGGCTCTGCTTGTGACTTTCTTCTCCTCACCTGTGCCCCACGCTTGCAGCCCCAGCTGTGTGGGTTCCACTTCTGGTGCTCTGGGGTCTGGGGGGAAGAGGCACTGTGGTGGCCCTTGAgactccttcctgcctccctccggAGCAGAGAGTAAAGAGGAGCCGGCAGTGTCTGGCCTGCATCTTCCCATGTGGACAGGAGCCCTCCCGGGAGGCctggaggcagagggaagaggcGGAGGGTGCCATGGTCCACAGGGAGCTGTGGGAAGGTGGGAGCCCTCCTGCTGCACCCCAGGCACCGTCAGGGAGAACCCTGGTGACCTGGGCGAGAGCTGGGCCCGAGTTGGGATCTTTGATGGGGAGGGGAGTGAGAGCAGGGATGTGCTCTGGTGATGGGGAGCCTCAGGTCAGGTCCCAGAGGACCCAGGAGAGCTCATGAACACAGGGCTGGCCGGTTGTCAGGGAAGAGCTGAAGGAGCTGCAGTAGCCTCCAGGCAGGGAGCTCTTCCTGGGCTGGAGGGAGGTGTGGGATTGTTGGAGTGCTGCTCTCACACAGGAGCACGGCCTGTTCTGGGGGTCGGAGGGCTGGAGCACCACCATGAAGGGCCTGCAGGTGGGTGGAGGCAGAGGGCTTCTGGGAGTGTGACCGGCCTGGGCCAGACAGATGCCTGGTGCTTCTGCCCCCACCCCTGGGCTCTGGTGTGCCTCCTGCCATCAGCACCACTGTCTTTCTTGTCCTTCCCTGGGTCCTGGGACGAAGCACAGTTGACAGGACCTGACCAGGGCCAGGACCCTGTCCTCACCTCGCCACCTTTTTGCAGTCCGCCAGTTCCTTGGGAGTGGGGTCAGCCCTGACTTGGCCAACGAGGACGGCCTGACGGCCCTGCACCAGGTCAGCCTGCACTGGGTGTGGGCAGGGTGGGGGCTGGCCCCCGTGCTCTGGTTGCTCACGTGGCACGGTTTGCAGTGCTGCATTGATGATTTCCGAGAGATGGTGCAGCAGCTCCTGGAGGCTGGGGCCAACATCAATGCCTGTGACAGTGAGTGCTGGACGCCTCTGCATGCTGCGGCCACCTGTGGCCACCTGCACCTGGTGGAGCTGCTCATCGCCAGGTAGGGCCTGCTGGGCGTCCGTGGCAGGGAGAGGCTTCCTCTCAGATGGCCGCTCAGGAGGCTCCTCTTGGGCAGTATCTGTGGCTCTCGGCCTCCTGTGTTCCCGCCTTCACCTTTGCTGACCCTGCCTGTGTCCTGGCATGGAGAGCAGGGGCCTGGGGCTCCAGGGGAATGGGCATGTGCCCAGGGCAGCGTGGTCTCTGCCTCCCCAGCATTCGTCCTCCTGCCGAGAGGGCAGGCCTCGGGCCCCCCCAGAATGTGCACAGAGACATGTCTTGGTCAGTGAGGAGGGCAGAACTGGTAAGGACGGAAGCAGAGTGAGGAGGCCAGGTGGCTTGGGAGGAGAGGGTACCTGAGCACAGGTAGGGCCTTTACCTTTAACACAGAGGGACGTAGAGCAGGGGGAGCTCTGAGCAGGGAGGGTCCATgagcctcctcccttcccctttcctccaGGCATCTGTAGCGGGAGAGAGGTCAGGGCTGCCGTCATTCTCGAGTGCCCCTGTGAGGCCGGGTGGGGTGTGGATGGCGGTCCCGTCACACACAGGCGCTGTGGGGCGGGCGGGGATGTGGGGTGTCCACAGGTAGGCCTGCTCCTCCACTGCACACAGGCACCCCCCTCTGTGTTCTGGGCTCCCCTTCACCGCCCTTCTTCCCTGGGGCCATGCTCCCCACAGCTCAGCAGCCCCTCAGCGTGGCTGCCTGGTCCTGCGCCCCCACCACCCTGTGCTCCCTGGGGTCCCCAGGGTCCCTGCTCCCCAGCAGGCAGGCCCATCCAATGCATCTTTATGGGGGCATCGCTGCCCCTGGAGGTGCCAGGAACCTGGAGCCCTGGATGGACAGAGACTGCAGGAGGCCTGTCTGGCTTAATGACAGGATCTAGGACAGCCCATGGGCCCCAAGGCCGCCTCTCCCAGCAGCAGGTGGACAGGGTGCCTCCTGAGGGGCAGCCCTGGGCTGAGGGGCCCTGGCGGGGACTTCTCCAAGTGAGGAGCCTGGCAAGCGGGGAAGGGCCTTGTGCCCAGCACTCCGTCCGTCTTCCCTGCAGTGGCGCCAATCTCCTGGCGGTCAACACCGACGGGAACATGCCCTATGACCTGTGTGATGATGAGCAGACGCTGGACTGCCTGGAGACTGCCATGGCCGACCGTGGTAGGTGCGGCGGTGCGGCTGTGGGAGGGCTGCCGGTCGCGCTCCCTCTGAGCCTGCCGCCTCGCAGGCATCACCCAGGACAGCATCGAGGCCGCCCGGGCCGTGCCAGAACTGCGCATGCTGGACGACATCCGGAGCCGGCTGCAGGCCGGGGCAGACCTCCATGCCCCCCTGGAACACGGGGCCACGCTGGTGAGGGCTGGGGGGGTGAGGGGCACACGGGGCTGGGGGCCTCGCTACTTGGAGGTGGGGGATGGGGCCGAATTCAGGCCGGGCGCTTGCCTGCAGCTGCACATCGCAGCCGCCAACGGGTTCAGCGAGGCGGCTGCCCTGCTGCTGGAACACCGAGCCAGCCTGAGCGCTAAGGACCAAGACGGCTGGGAGCCGCTGCACGCCGCGGCCTACTGGGGCCAGGTGAGTGCGGGCGGGAGCAggtgggagggggcttccagCGCAGCAGTCTGCAGCTCCGGCCTGCCGTCCACAGGTGCCCCTGGTGGAGCTGCTCGTGGCGCACGGGGCCGACCTGAACGCAAAGTCCCTGATGGACGAGACGCCCCTTGGTGAGCTTGCGGGGCCCACCTCCACCTGGGGGAGAGGACAGGCGGGGAGGGCGCCCCTGACGCCTGCGCCCACTTCTCAGATGTGTGCGGGGACGAGGAGGTGCGGGCCAAGCTGCTGGAGCTGAAGCACAAGCACGACGCCCTCCTGCGCGCCCAGGGCCGCCAGCGCTCCTTGCTGCGCCGCCGCACCTCCAGCGCCGGCAGCCGCGGGTAAGCGCCGCCCCCAGCAGGCCCCGCCCCGGGCTTGGCCCCGCGGACGTCAGCCCCGGGCGGAGTGCCAGCCGAACTGGGGGCAGAGTCCGAGGGGGCGGGCGGGGTCCTCCCGGCACTCCCCTTCCCCtcactccctcttctctctcctccccaggaAGGTGGTGAGGCGGGTGAGCCTAACCCAGCGCACCGACCTGTACCGCAAGCAGCACGCCCAGGAGGCCATCGTGTGGCAACAGCCGCCGCCCACCAGCCCGGAGCCGCCCGAGGACAACGATGACCGCCAGACAGGCGCAGAGCTCAGGCCGCCGCCCCCGGAGGTGAGCGCCCCGTCCCTGCTCCGCCCAGCGCAGGGGTGGGCCTGGCTCTGCCCTGGTTCTCTCTCCGCTTGGACCCCCTCCTGCCTGTGTCAGGAATGGTGCCCTGCAGAGGCCAGCTTTTGCCCCAtctctcctgtctgtcccttCATCACCATACAGCCTGAACCCAAGgccagggagggggaaggagccTCCTGATGGCTCTGGGACCTTCGCTTCCCGCAGGACAGCCCCGAAGTGGTCAGGCCGCACAATGGCCGAGTAGGGGGCTCCCCAGTGCGGCATCTGTACTCCAAGCGACTAGACCGGAGTGTCTCCTACCAGCTGAGCCCCCTGGACAGCACCACCCCCCACACCCTGGTCCACGACAAGGCCCACCACACCCTGGCTGACCTGAAGCGCCAGCGAGCTGCTGCCAAGCTGCAGCGACCCCCACCTGAGGGGCCTGAGAGCCCTGAGACAGCTGAGCCTGGCCTGCCTGGTGACACGGTGATCCCCCAGCCTGACTGTGGCTTCAGGGCAGGCGGGGACCCACCCCTGCTCAAGCTCACAGCCCCGGCGGTGGAGGCTCCCGTGGAGAGGAGGCCGTGCTGCCTGCTCATGTGAGGCTGTTGCTCAGCGTGCAGGGGCCCTGTCCCGGGCACAGCCCAAGGCTGCCTCCCCATGGTGCGTGCCCTGGTGCTGCCGGTGCAGCATGGAAACCCCGGCTTCTACTGTACAGGACACTGGCCCCTCTCAGGTCAGAAGACATGCCTGGAGGGACGTCTGGCTGCAAAGACTATTTTTATCCTGCAACTCTTGATAAAGGGCTGTTTTGCCATGGAGCCTcgttgtgtgttgtgtgtctcAGCTGGGTCGCTGTCCCACGGTGGGGAGTGGGTTGTGCCGTTTGGCTGGGGTGCCACCCGTGCCTGTGAGCACGAAAGCCTGTAGGTGCGCGCTGGGGCATGTGGCAGCCCTGGCCGTGTGGGAGTGAGGCTCACAGCCACTGGGCTGGAAGCCTGGGCCTCACCCACTCCCTCCCGTGCTCAGCCTCCTGGAGCCTCCTCCGTAACCCTTTGCTTTCCTGAGAGGAGCCAGGTGCTTTGAAGGAGCCTCTATGGGGGCTAGGGCCTAGGGTGTCTGTGCTGAGGGGCGGAAGGTGGGGGTCCCAGGGACCATGGCTTGGAAAGGGAGGTGGTGTTTTCCACAAGACTCTTGTGTCAGAGCCAGAGGGGCAAAACAAGCACAAGGCTGTGTCAGAAGCTCCCTGGGGGGGTTGTGGGTCCCCAGTTCCTGGCATGCAGCCTTAATCCTGGGGCCTGGCTGCCAGCTTCCGCCTGGGCTGGCATAGGGGACACGCAGTTGGCCACTCTGGCTCTGAGCTGGCTGGGCACAATGTGTCAGGGTGAGGGGGCCCCTTAGGGGCCTCAAGCAGGAGGGCTGAGGGCACCGCTGGTTCGTCTGTTCATGGTGGGCGGCTTTGTGTGGCCACCAGTGCTGGGTGGTGTGGGTTCGGGCTGTTCTCCCTCCTGGCTCAGCACAGGCCGGTCAGCCCAGTGTCCTTTGGGCCTGCCCTTCCCCTAGCATCCCTGGTTGGAAGGGTGTCCTCACAGGGCTGTGGGCGGGTCAGGGCTGGCTGCTGGTTAAATTTAGTGTGGGGGGTGGGGCAGCTGCCCAAGGTCCACCTGCCACCAGAGCTGCCACTTGGACTCCCTTGCCAGGGGGCGGGCAGGGGCTGGCTCTGCCTGGGGCCAGGCCCATGTTAACCTGTGCCCCGGCCTGGGGGCCAGAGGGGCAGGCCTGCGCACGGGGAGGCTGTTGTGGCAGCGGAACAGAGACGTGCACAGTGAGAGGCCTGGGGGCCGGCTGTCCAGGGCTCCCGATGGCTTTTCTCCCAGCCAGCAGGATCAGAGGAGCCAAGGTCCGACTTGGGCCTGGCTGGTTGCCCACAGCCCTGCTCAGAGGGCCGGCTCCCTGACCCCCGTGGTTCAGGTTTCGGTGCGGTGCCCGACGCTGGGGTGGGCCAGCGTGGAGCCTGGCCTTTCAGCTCAGCAGGCCTGTGGAGGTGGGGCTCTGACGGCCTATCCCGGCTCGTTTCCTACTCTCTCCTCCAATCGGGAACAAGAGGGCTGGAGAGCTCAGGTCACCCCTAGCCTGGGGTGTGTCCCAAGGGCAACCCCCAGCTGGTGCCTGGTGAAAGGGCATGACAGCAGCCACGGTGTGAGCTGTCCCAGGGCTCAGGGCTGGACTGCCTGGCtccagccccctcccccagcccctcgcAGTGCTCATCAGGGAACCAAGGTCCAGCTACAGAGCTCTTGCAGCCTCTGGGCCATAGCTGCCAGCTCTGGAGGGGCCAGATGGAACCCAGAGCCTgaacacccctcccctccccccagcaCCCCCTGGATTCCTGAGGCCTGGCTCAGTTACTAGGAGACAGGTCCGCTGGCCCAAGCAAAGACGCAGGTGCCACGAGGGCCAGGCCTCGGCCAAGCCCTGCTGGGG from Gorilla gorilla gorilla isolate KB3781 chromosome 7, NHGRI_mGorGor1-v2.1_pri, whole genome shotgun sequence carries:
- the PPP1R16A gene encoding protein phosphatase 1 regulatory subunit 16A isoform X2, producing MAEHLELLAEMPMVGRMSTQERLKHAQKRRAQQVKMWAQAEKEAQGKKGPGERPRKEAASQGPLKQVLFPPSVVLLEAAARNDLEEVRQFLGSGVSPDLANEDGLTALHQCCIDDFREMVQQLLEAGANINACDSECWTPLHAAATCGHLHLVELLIASGANLLAVNTDGNMPYDLCDDEQTLDCLETAMADRGITQDSIEAARAVPELRMLDDIRSRLQAGADLHAPLEHGATLLHIAAANGFSEAAALLLEHRASLSAKDQDGWEPLHAAAYWGQVPLVELLVAHGADLNAKSLMDETPLDVCGDEEVRAKLLELKHKHDALLRAQGRQRSLLRRRTSSAGSRGKVVRRVSLTQRTDLYRKQHAQEAIVWQQPPPTSPEPPEDNDDRQTGAELRPPPPEDSPEVVRPHNGRVGGSPVRHLYSKRLDRSVSYQLSPLDSTTPHTLVHDKAHHTLADLKRQRAAAKLQRPPPEGPESPETAEPGLPGDTVIPQPDCGFRAGGDPPLLKLTAPAVEAPVERRPCCLLM
- the PPP1R16A gene encoding protein phosphatase 1 regulatory subunit 16A isoform X1, whose amino-acid sequence is MAEHLELLAEMPMVGRMSTQERLKHAQKRRAQQVKMWAQAEKEAQGKKGPGERPRKEAASQGPLKQVLFPPSVVLLEAAARNDLEEVRQFLGSGVSPDLANEDGLTALHQCCIDDFREMVQQLLEAGANINACDSECWTPLHAAATCGHLHLVELLIASGANLLAVNTDGNMPYDLCDDEQTLDCLETAMADRGITQDSIEAARAVPELRMLDDIRSRLQAGADLHAPLEHGATLVRAGGVRGTRGWGPRYLEVGDGAEFRPGACLQLHIAAANGFSEAAALLLEHRASLSAKDQDGWEPLHAAAYWGQVPLVELLVAHGADLNAKSLMDETPLDVCGDEEVRAKLLELKHKHDALLRAQGRQRSLLRRRTSSAGSRGKVVRRVSLTQRTDLYRKQHAQEAIVWQQPPPTSPEPPEDNDDRQTGAELRPPPPEDSPEVVRPHNGRVGGSPVRHLYSKRLDRSVSYQLSPLDSTTPHTLVHDKAHHTLADLKRQRAAAKLQRPPPEGPESPETAEPGLPGDTVIPQPDCGFRAGGDPPLLKLTAPAVEAPVERRPCCLLM
- the PPP1R16A gene encoding protein phosphatase 1 regulatory subunit 16A isoform X5, which codes for MAEHLELLAEMPMVGRMSTQERLKHAQKRRAQQVKMWAQAEKEAQGKKGPGERPRKEAASQGPLKQVLFPPSVVLLEAAARNDLEEVRQFLGSGVSPDLANEDGLTALHQCCIDDFREMVQQLLEAGANINACDSECWTPLHAAATCGHLHLVELLIASGANLLAVNTDGNMPYDLCDDEQTLDCLETAMADRGITQDSIEAARAVPELRMLDDIRSRLQAGADLHAPLEHGATLVRAGGVRGTRGWGPRYLEVGDGAEFRPGACLQLHIAAANGFSEAAALLLEHRASLSAKDQDGWEPLHAAAYWGQVPLVELLVAHGADLNAKSLMDETPLDVCGDEEVRAKLLELKHKHDALLRAQGRQRSLLRRRTSSAGSRGKVVRRVSLTQRTDLYRKQHAQEAIVWQQPPPTSPEPPEDNDDRQTGAELRPPPPEPEPKAREGEGAS
- the PPP1R16A gene encoding protein phosphatase 1 regulatory subunit 16A isoform X4, whose product is MPRSGAPSSVVLLEAAARNDLEEVRQFLGSGVSPDLANEDGLTALHQCCIDDFREMVQQLLEAGANINACDSECWTPLHAAATCGHLHLVELLIASGANLLAVNTDGNMPYDLCDDEQTLDCLETAMADRGITQDSIEAARAVPELRMLDDIRSRLQAGADLHAPLEHGATLLHIAAANGFSEAAALLLEHRASLSAKDQDGWEPLHAAAYWGQVPLVELLVAHGADLNAKSLMDETPLDVCGDEEVRAKLLELKHKHDALLRAQGRQRSLLRRRTSSAGSRGKVVRRVSLTQRTDLYRKQHAQEAIVWQQPPPTSPEPPEDNDDRQTGAELRPPPPEDSPEVVRPHNGRVGGSPVRHLYSKRLDRSVSYQLSPLDSTTPHTLVHDKAHHTLADLKRQRAAAKLQRPPPEGPESPETAEPGLPGDTVIPQPDCGFRAGGDPPLLKLTAPAVEAPVERRPCCLLM
- the PPP1R16A gene encoding protein phosphatase 1 regulatory subunit 16A isoform X6; this encodes MAEHLELLAEMPMVGRMSTQERLKHAQKRRAQQVKMWAQAEKEAQGKKGPGERPRKEAASQGPLKQVLFPPSVVLLEAAARNDLEEVRQFLGSGVSPDLANEDGLTALHQCCIDDFREMVQQLLEAGANINACDSECWTPLHAAATCGHLHLVELLIASGANLLAVNTDGNMPYDLCDDEQTLDCLETAMADRGITQDSIEAARAVPELRMLDDIRSRLQAGADLHAPLEHGATLLHIAAANGFSEAAALLLEHRASLSAKDQDGWEPLHAAAYWGQVPLVELLVAHGADLNAKSLMDETPLDVCGDEEVRAKLLELKHKHDALLRAQGRQRSLLRRRTSSAGSRGKVVRRVSLTQRTDLYRKQHAQEAIVWQQPPPTSPEPPEDNDDRQTGAELRPPPPEPEPKAREGEGAS
- the PPP1R16A gene encoding protein phosphatase 1 regulatory subunit 16A isoform X3, giving the protein MPRSGAPSSVVLLEAAARNDLEEVRQFLGSGVSPDLANEDGLTALHQCCIDDFREMVQQLLEAGANINACDSECWTPLHAAATCGHLHLVELLIASGANLLAVNTDGNMPYDLCDDEQTLDCLETAMADRGITQDSIEAARAVPELRMLDDIRSRLQAGADLHAPLEHGATLVRAGGVRGTRGWGPRYLEVGDGAEFRPGACLQLHIAAANGFSEAAALLLEHRASLSAKDQDGWEPLHAAAYWGQVPLVELLVAHGADLNAKSLMDETPLDVCGDEEVRAKLLELKHKHDALLRAQGRQRSLLRRRTSSAGSRGKVVRRVSLTQRTDLYRKQHAQEAIVWQQPPPTSPEPPEDNDDRQTGAELRPPPPEDSPEVVRPHNGRVGGSPVRHLYSKRLDRSVSYQLSPLDSTTPHTLVHDKAHHTLADLKRQRAAAKLQRPPPEGPESPETAEPGLPGDTVIPQPDCGFRAGGDPPLLKLTAPAVEAPVERRPCCLLM